From Alteromonas australica, one genomic window encodes:
- a CDS encoding OsmC family protein translates to MSIVKSGSATYKPLGKEGKGSISTETGALANQPYGFNTRFKEGKGTNPEELIGAAHASCFTMALSFALSEAGYDDGELNTTARISLDKNDDGYEISQSALTLDASVEGISEDEFDNIAQEAKENCPVSQLLDTKITLEFTLNQ, encoded by the coding sequence ATGAGCATAGTTAAATCAGGCAGCGCAACCTATAAGCCTTTAGGTAAAGAGGGAAAAGGTAGTATTTCTACAGAAACCGGCGCATTAGCTAATCAGCCTTACGGATTTAATACGCGATTTAAAGAAGGGAAAGGAACTAACCCTGAAGAGCTCATTGGCGCGGCACATGCGAGCTGCTTTACCATGGCATTGTCCTTCGCATTGTCAGAAGCGGGCTACGACGATGGTGAACTAAACACCACAGCAAGAATAAGCTTAGATAAAAATGACGACGGTTATGAAATTAGTCAGTCGGCACTTACCTTAGACGCCAGCGTTGAGGGCATTAGCGAAGACGAGTTTGACAATATAGCGCAAGAAGCCAAAGAGAACTGCCCTGTTTCGCAACTGCTTGATACCAAGATTACCCTCGAGTTTACTCTTAACCAGTAA
- the msrA gene encoding peptide-methionine (S)-S-oxide reductase MsrA has product MKFILSALLLSALLVAPVANADEAVLAGGCFWCMESDFEKLDGVTRVISGFTGGTTPNPTYNGDHKGHYEAVKITYDESKVSYRQILDHYWVNIDPFDARGQFCDKGPSYLSAIFVANDQERAIAEETKNAIQAQFPKQTVVTPILNASTFYPIKGDEIGHQDFYKKSPVRYKLYRWNCGRDKRLEEIWGDKATGKS; this is encoded by the coding sequence ATGAAATTTATTTTATCTGCATTGTTGTTAAGCGCCCTGCTTGTTGCGCCTGTGGCCAACGCTGACGAGGCTGTTTTAGCGGGTGGGTGCTTCTGGTGTATGGAATCAGACTTTGAAAAATTAGATGGCGTCACCCGTGTTATTTCGGGGTTCACTGGCGGTACTACGCCAAACCCTACTTACAATGGAGATCACAAAGGGCACTATGAAGCGGTAAAAATCACTTATGACGAAAGCAAAGTATCTTACCGACAAATACTCGATCACTATTGGGTGAACATAGACCCTTTCGACGCCCGCGGTCAATTTTGTGATAAAGGCCCAAGCTATTTAAGCGCAATATTTGTGGCCAACGACCAAGAACGAGCAATTGCCGAGGAAACCAAAAATGCCATACAGGCACAATTTCCTAAACAAACCGTGGTAACACCAATACTAAACGCATCCACTTTCTACCCGATTAAGGGTGATGAAATTGGCCACCAAGACTTCTACAAAAAAAGCCCCGTGCGCTACAAATTATACCGCTGGAACTGTGGGCGCGATAAACGCTTAGAAGAAATTTGGGGAGATAAAGCGACTGGCAAATCTTAG
- a CDS encoding hybrid sensor histidine kinase/response regulator, which produces MFKKVSKSDLVIAVFCAIFICILAVLANILWIETKRFSNDAIDQQFDVLRKDFQNQINNVVLDARSIAIQESQSTLITDALVEEKAKSYLTSHWSALFNVYPNLQQIRYITLDGQEQLRAEKSSDALIWRDTQDLQNKADRYYFIEAVESPKDFYISPLDLNKERGVVELPYRPTIRSVAKYRVNGEVAGLIVLNFDLRQVFIRLDSLQKQNAHWLINPDGFFLAAPNDTAWGWLLDRPENQVSMQFPGFESRFNGNENQAPEAHFSSKYTDGIIPISNSNTKDTDIEDAYYWLVMEKPTDVVAYMQRTKHFITLGFVLAALFLIGLAYLLIRLLRQLNLEKELAIKAKNKATNAEKAKADFLARMSHEIRTPMNGVYGLLQITQGERNYKKINDNIEQAITSFSLLSRIIDDVLDFSKIEAGKLDMVEAPFRLDSLLNQVGKMMSRAAYGKHIELWIDVDPKCPKHAVGDSVRLNQIISNLISNAIKFTSRGEVNLSVDLLAENDETVQLGFEVQDTGIGMTEEQASQVFGAFTQASRDTNSKFGGTGLGLSIAKQLVEMMDGKIGVVSQKGKGSKFHFNVVLKKASKAQEEDANEQDVVSYQAIIFTQNVNVETGIKRQCSVLGWPSYVATSVEELASHKTAKSLPRVILIDEAILDVINKDALASWQREQKEATHLVIVSHNREGFDDHSLVLFDDLLYKPFTPSTLYDTVISCNSSSTSLMESVSIEGDEKLLAKTLILVVEDNPINQQVAGSMLKGAGAIVKFAENGQECLELLSSGFKPHLILMDMQMPIMGGIEATEHIRENAMWDNIPILAMTANAMEADKKRCIDAGMQGHIVKPVVKQALITAVKSRL; this is translated from the coding sequence GTGTTCAAAAAAGTATCAAAGTCCGATCTTGTTATTGCTGTTTTCTGCGCCATTTTTATCTGTATTTTGGCTGTATTAGCCAACATTTTATGGATTGAAACTAAGCGGTTCAGTAACGACGCAATCGACCAACAATTCGATGTGTTGCGTAAGGATTTCCAAAACCAAATTAACAACGTCGTTTTGGATGCGCGTTCAATTGCTATTCAAGAAAGCCAAAGCACGCTAATAACCGACGCACTAGTTGAAGAGAAAGCGAAAAGCTATCTTACATCTCATTGGTCGGCGCTTTTTAATGTTTACCCTAATTTGCAGCAAATTCGTTATATTACCTTAGATGGGCAAGAACAATTACGCGCAGAAAAATCCTCTGATGCCCTTATTTGGCGAGACACGCAAGACTTGCAAAACAAAGCTGATCGGTATTATTTTATTGAAGCGGTGGAGTCGCCAAAAGACTTTTATATTTCGCCCTTAGATTTAAACAAAGAGCGGGGTGTTGTAGAACTTCCTTACCGCCCCACGATTAGAAGTGTAGCCAAGTATCGTGTGAATGGGGAAGTCGCGGGTTTAATTGTGCTCAACTTTGACCTTCGTCAGGTGTTTATCCGCTTAGACAGCCTTCAAAAGCAAAATGCGCATTGGCTAATTAACCCCGATGGCTTCTTTCTCGCAGCGCCTAACGATACTGCATGGGGTTGGTTGCTAGATAGGCCCGAGAACCAAGTTAGCATGCAGTTTCCTGGCTTTGAAAGTCGCTTTAATGGCAATGAAAACCAAGCCCCAGAAGCGCATTTTTCATCCAAGTATACCGATGGAATCATTCCGATTAGTAACAGCAATACAAAAGATACGGATATTGAAGACGCTTATTACTGGCTAGTGATGGAAAAGCCCACTGATGTCGTGGCATACATGCAACGAACGAAACACTTTATTACGCTTGGGTTTGTGTTGGCGGCGTTGTTTTTAATTGGCTTAGCGTATTTGTTAATTAGGCTGCTTAGGCAGTTGAACTTGGAAAAAGAGCTAGCAATAAAGGCAAAGAATAAAGCCACAAATGCTGAGAAGGCCAAGGCCGACTTTCTGGCAAGAATGTCTCATGAAATCCGCACACCGATGAATGGTGTTTACGGCTTACTACAAATTACACAAGGCGAGCGTAATTACAAAAAAATAAACGACAACATTGAACAAGCCATCACGAGTTTTTCTTTGCTAAGTAGAATTATTGATGATGTGCTCGACTTTTCAAAGATAGAAGCCGGAAAGCTAGATATGGTTGAGGCGCCGTTTCGGTTAGACAGTTTGCTCAATCAGGTTGGAAAAATGATGAGCCGTGCTGCATACGGTAAACATATAGAGTTGTGGATTGATGTCGACCCTAAATGCCCTAAACATGCAGTGGGGGACTCCGTCAGGCTGAATCAAATTATCAGCAACTTGATTAGCAATGCAATAAAGTTTACATCGCGAGGGGAAGTAAACTTAAGCGTTGATTTACTCGCGGAAAATGATGAGACGGTTCAGCTGGGCTTTGAGGTTCAAGATACCGGCATTGGTATGACTGAAGAGCAAGCTAGCCAAGTATTTGGTGCATTTACGCAAGCGAGTAGAGATACCAATAGCAAGTTTGGTGGCACTGGGCTGGGGCTCAGTATAGCCAAACAGTTGGTTGAAATGATGGATGGAAAAATTGGTGTGGTTAGCCAAAAAGGCAAAGGCAGCAAATTCCACTTTAACGTTGTACTGAAAAAAGCCTCTAAGGCGCAAGAAGAAGACGCTAATGAGCAGGATGTAGTGTCTTATCAAGCCATTATATTTACCCAAAATGTGAATGTCGAAACAGGTATTAAGCGCCAATGTTCAGTGCTTGGGTGGCCCTCATACGTGGCTACGAGTGTTGAAGAATTAGCGTCGCACAAAACAGCTAAAAGTTTGCCCCGAGTCATTTTAATTGATGAAGCTATTTTAGATGTGATTAACAAAGATGCGCTGGCGTCTTGGCAACGAGAGCAAAAAGAAGCAACGCACTTAGTGATTGTTTCTCATAACAGAGAAGGGTTTGATGATCACTCTCTTGTTCTATTTGATGATCTGCTTTATAAGCCATTTACGCCGTCTACGCTCTACGATACGGTAATTTCTTGTAACTCATCCTCTACTAGCCTTATGGAGAGTGTGTCAATAGAGGGCGATGAAAAGCTGTTGGCTAAAACCCTTATTCTAGTGGTTGAAGATAATCCAATTAACCAGCAAGTGGCAGGCTCTATGTTGAAGGGGGCGGGTGCCATTGTTAAGTTCGCTGAAAATGGGCAAGAGTGCTTAGAGCTTTTGTCCAGCGGATTTAAACCTCATTTGATATTGATGGATATGCAGATGCCGATTATGGGGGGCATAGAGGCTACCGAGCATATTCGTGAAAACGCAATGTGGGACAATATTCCTATTTTGGCCATGACTGCCAATGCGATGGAAGCGGATAAAAAACGTTGTATAGATGCTGGCATGCAAGGGCATATCGTTAAACCTGTGGTTAAACAAGCGCTAATCACCGCCGTTAAATCACGGCTATAA